The proteins below are encoded in one region of Vibrio sp. ED004:
- the pilO gene encoding type 4a pilus biogenesis protein PilO, translated as MQQWNQLSDKFLALSQREKWLLFVCGFVGLSMLVFTLLVEPAYLDLQAKNAKSMSLTQSNQRQQGELLVLQAKLNKDPDKEINLEYKKLLVESQDLSLQLSEIVDGLITPSQMSQLLESVLNAGHGLKLESLESLKPEAISNNKETSEYSGYFLHPVRMELTGSYFDISAYLQALESLPVSYYWRTFEYSVEEYPKARLVFEVYTLGTRQEFIGG; from the coding sequence ATGCAGCAGTGGAACCAGCTGAGTGATAAGTTTCTTGCATTAAGCCAAAGAGAAAAATGGCTACTTTTCGTGTGTGGCTTTGTCGGTTTATCGATGCTTGTATTCACCTTATTAGTTGAACCTGCATACCTCGACTTACAAGCGAAAAACGCTAAGTCGATGAGCCTGACCCAGTCAAATCAAAGACAACAAGGTGAGCTACTTGTTCTTCAAGCAAAGCTGAACAAAGACCCAGACAAAGAAATTAATCTTGAGTACAAAAAGCTATTAGTAGAAAGCCAAGATCTTTCGCTTCAGCTGTCAGAGATTGTCGATGGACTGATTACGCCTTCTCAAATGTCACAGTTATTGGAAAGTGTTCTCAATGCTGGCCATGGACTTAAGCTGGAATCTTTGGAATCACTAAAACCAGAAGCAATTTCAAATAACAAAGAGACTAGCGAGTACTCAGGCTATTTTCTTCACCCTGTGAGAATGGAACTCACAGGCAGCTATTTTGATATTTCAGCTTATCTTCAGGCCCTTGAGTCTCTTCCTGTGAGTTATTACTGGCGCACATTTGAGTATTCAGTAGAAGAATATCCTAAAGCTCGACTTGTGTTCGAGGTTTATACACTTGGTACCAGACAGGAGTTTATCGGTGGCTAG
- the csrD gene encoding RNase E specificity factor CsrD, whose product MRYTPTLKLSTRLVAFVTVIVISAMFILFIGGTLSFKRIGQEYLDHYLVGIVDVVDKEMEDPDAAYSMQRWMPKMLQASNIVEMKLSNKTGIVYRFKDTSPQIDPNRLYEKSFTLERNEGYQIEFKALPPYIGYNYSIEAMWSITLAVALIIFCLARGVRWLKEQLMGSEMLEERGRMILAGQVEAHAKGDEREWPFTASEALDVLIEELKDARQERSRFDTFIRTHTFLDKLTGTANRVLFDNKLESALHESGARGGVLLIRIDEWEQVRDTNDKQVTDGFIIEVGEVLSNIVQRYPDVIFSRYYEADFAVFIPHQGAKDIATLAAQCLRQLDKLTPPEPLESDNWCHIGVTMYTEGERHSQIMDETETALKSAQLERINNWSRYPKQNKNELDRGSVRWRTLLDKALLPENLVIFAQRCYLMPESGQANELHREIFTRIQDPDKGLLKSSRFMPAVEQVGYQAQMDQSVLKVLLKSLKESTQSINYSVNLNVTPFASKQHFKWFRSELLQLSAQHRSQLAFEFPEGHLIAHLDYMRPVAKMLRGLGCKVIVGQAGRTIVSTHYIKDLKVNYIKLHRSLIKKIDQRHENQLFVRSLIGACGDSPTQVIAVGVETKQEKNTLIELGINGYQGRYFDEEQQIIPLPQQGEKTVKTESVVKVGRRNRWRKSSS is encoded by the coding sequence ATGAGATATACCCCCACGCTAAAATTGAGCACCCGACTGGTCGCATTTGTCACGGTGATAGTTATCAGTGCGATGTTCATTCTTTTTATAGGTGGCACCCTTTCGTTTAAGCGTATCGGACAGGAATATTTAGACCATTATTTGGTGGGAATAGTCGACGTTGTAGATAAAGAGATGGAAGATCCAGATGCTGCGTACTCAATGCAGCGTTGGATGCCTAAGATGTTGCAGGCTAGCAATATCGTTGAGATGAAACTCTCAAATAAGACGGGTATTGTTTACCGCTTCAAAGATACTTCTCCACAAATTGATCCTAATCGCCTCTATGAGAAAAGCTTCACGCTAGAGCGTAATGAAGGTTACCAAATCGAATTCAAAGCATTGCCTCCTTATATTGGTTACAACTACTCAATAGAAGCGATGTGGTCGATTACTTTAGCGGTTGCTTTGATCATTTTCTGTTTGGCTCGTGGGGTTCGATGGTTGAAAGAGCAGTTAATGGGCTCTGAAATGTTGGAAGAGCGCGGAAGGATGATCCTTGCTGGGCAAGTTGAAGCACATGCCAAAGGCGATGAGCGAGAGTGGCCCTTTACGGCAAGTGAAGCTCTTGATGTGTTAATTGAAGAGTTGAAAGATGCACGCCAAGAGCGTAGCCGTTTCGATACCTTCATTCGTACTCATACTTTCTTAGATAAACTTACTGGCACTGCCAACCGAGTGCTATTCGATAACAAGCTTGAATCGGCACTGCATGAAAGTGGTGCTCGTGGTGGTGTGTTGTTAATACGTATCGATGAGTGGGAACAAGTTCGTGATACAAATGACAAGCAAGTGACCGACGGCTTTATTATTGAGGTTGGTGAAGTCTTATCGAATATTGTTCAGCGCTACCCTGATGTTATTTTCTCTCGTTATTACGAAGCGGACTTTGCGGTATTTATCCCGCATCAGGGAGCAAAAGATATTGCGACGTTGGCGGCTCAATGTTTAAGGCAGTTAGATAAGCTAACTCCTCCGGAGCCATTAGAGTCGGATAATTGGTGTCATATCGGCGTGACCATGTATACCGAGGGTGAGCGTCATAGTCAGATTATGGATGAAACGGAAACCGCACTAAAGAGTGCTCAGTTGGAACGCATTAACAACTGGAGCCGTTACCCTAAACAGAATAAAAATGAGCTTGATAGAGGCAGCGTTCGTTGGAGAACATTACTCGATAAAGCCCTGCTTCCTGAAAATTTGGTAATCTTTGCTCAGCGGTGTTACCTTATGCCGGAATCTGGTCAAGCTAATGAATTACATAGAGAAATATTCACTAGGATTCAGGATCCTGACAAGGGTTTATTGAAATCGTCTCGATTTATGCCTGCGGTAGAGCAAGTGGGTTATCAAGCTCAAATGGATCAATCCGTGTTGAAGGTTTTGTTGAAATCTTTGAAAGAATCAACTCAATCGATTAACTACTCGGTGAACCTGAATGTCACTCCGTTTGCGAGTAAACAGCATTTTAAGTGGTTTAGGAGTGAGTTATTACAGCTCTCAGCTCAGCATCGCTCTCAGCTTGCTTTTGAATTTCCTGAAGGCCACCTTATTGCTCATCTTGATTATATGAGACCGGTGGCAAAGATGCTGCGAGGATTAGGGTGTAAAGTCATTGTTGGCCAAGCTGGGCGAACCATTGTTAGCACACACTATATAAAGGATTTGAAGGTTAATTACATTAAGCTTCATCGGAGCTTAATTAAGAAAATCGATCAAAGGCATGAGAACCAGCTGTTTGTCCGAAGTTTAATTGGGGCATGTGGTGACTCTCCAACTCAAGTTATCGCGGTTGGGGTTGAGACAAAACAAGAAAAGAATACCTTGATAGAGTTAGGCATTAACGGCTATCAAGGGAGATATTTCGACGAAGAGCAACAAATTATTCCTTTGCCTCAACAAGGTGAAAAGACAGTGAAAACTGAATCTGTTGTTAAAGTTGGTCGAAGAAATCGATGGCGTAAGAGTAGTAGTTAA